One genomic region from Ammospiza caudacuta isolate bAmmCau1 unplaced genomic scaffold, bAmmCau1.pri scaffold_39, whole genome shotgun sequence encodes:
- the LOC131571878 gene encoding olfactory receptor 14J1-like: MSNSSSIRHFLLLALADTRQLQLLHFCLLLCISLAALLANGLIISAIACGHHLHTPMFFFLLNLALTDLGMICTTVPKAMHNSLWDTRDISYTGCAAQLFFFMFFIGAEFYLLTIMCYDRYVSICKPLHYGTLLGSRACAHMAAAAWASGFLYSLLHTANTFSLPLCHGNSLGQFFFEIPQILKLSCSKSQLREVGLLAVSACLVFGCFVFIVFSYVQIFRAVLRIPSEQGRHKAFSTCLPHLAVLSVFISTATFAYLKPPNISSPSLDVVLSVLYSVVPPALNPLIYSLRNQELKAAVWRLMTACFQKH; the protein is encoded by the coding sequence atgtccaacagcagctccatcaggcacttcctcctgctggcattggcagacacgcggcagctgcagctcctgcacttctgcctcttgctgtgcatctccctggctgccctcctggccaacggcctcatcatcagcgccatagcctgcggccaccacctgcacacgcccatgttcttcttcctgctcaacctggccctcactgacctgggcatgatctgcaccactgtccccaaagccatgcacaattccctttgggacaccagggacatctcctacacaggatgtgctgctcaactctttttctttatgttcttcATTGGAGCAGAGTTTTATCtgctgaccatcatgtgctacgaccgctatgtgtccatctgcaaacccctgcactacgggaccctcctgggcagcagagcttgtgcccacatggcagcagctgcctgggccagtggctTTCTCTATTCGCTGCTGCACAcggccaatacattttccctgcccctgtgccatggcaattccctgggccagttcttctttgaaatcccacagattctaaagctctcctgctccaaatcccaACTCAGGGAAGTGGGACTTCTTGCTGTCAGTGCCTGTTTGGtatttggctgttttgtgttcattgttttctcctatgtgcagatcttcagggctgtgctgaggatcccctctgagcagggacggcacaaagccttttccacctgcctccctcacctggctgtgctaTCCGTGTTTATCAGCACAGCCACATTTGCCTATTTGAAGCCTCCCAACatttcctccccatccctcgATGTGgtcctgtcagttctgtactcagtggtgcctccagccctgaatcccctcatctacagcctgaggaaccaggagctcaaggctgcagtgtggagactgatgactgcatgctttcagaaacattaa